The Deltaproteobacteria bacterium genome segment TGAAACTGGACACTGCGGCCCGAGCAGAACCAGCCGCATTCGGCAGCGGCCGCCTTGGCCATGCGGGCGTACTTTTCGGCATTTTCGGGTTCGTGATCGATGGCGCAGGCCGCGTTATATACCAGCGACCTGACCTGGTCGATTTCGCACATCATGTTGACGATGGGATGCTTGACGGCCTGGAAGAAACCAATGGGCCGTCCGAACTGCTCTCTTACTTTTGCATATTCAACGGTGGTCTTGAGCTGCCACTCGGCGGCACCCGCCGAATCGGCAGCAACCGCCGTCCAGATGCTGGGGAGAGCCCTCTGGAGTACAGCCAGTCCCTTTCCGGGACCTGCCACGACGGCGTTTCCCGGGACCCGCACATTGCTGAAGTTGATCGTTCCCTGCTCTCGCGTCAGGTCCACAATTCGGTCGGCCTTGATCTTGATACCGGCTTCGCGGACGGGAATGGCGAACAGGGCAATCCCCTGCGGACTGTGGGCAGAGACCACCAGAAAGTCCGCCTTGGGTGCATCCAGCACATATGCAGCGGTACCATTCAGGGTAAATCCACCTCCGCCGGAAGATTTCGCTTCTAGGGGAGCATCGCCCGGTTCCCATGAACCGTCAGAGTTGGTTATCGCGAGAGTGGCCGCTTCCCCTTCGGCGATTCGTCCCATCCAGGCATAGGCTTCCGGTGTCTTGCATTCCCTGAGCACAAAGGTTGACAGCAGGGTAGAAAGAAGTGGAGCTGGTAGTGCGTGCGCGCCAGCCTCCTCGACTAGGGCGGCAACTGCCACCATACCGAGGCCCGGCCCGCCTGCTTCCTCGGGA includes the following:
- a CDS encoding acyl-CoA/acyl-ACP dehydrogenase, whose product is MTQPKDFGFGSNEQMLQQQARKFLDEHCSIEKLRQIIGDRTAYERDGWRRFDENTWKKISELGWPALAIPEEAGGPGLGMVAVAALVEEAGAHALPAPLLSTLLSTFVLRECKTPEAYAWMGRIAEGEAATLAITNSDGSWEPGDAPLEAKSSGGGGFTLNGTAAYVLDAPKADFLVVSAHSPQGIALFAIPVREAGIKIKADRIVDLTREQGTINFSNVRVPGNAVVAGPGKGLAVLQRALPSIWTAVAADSAGAAEWQLKTTVEYAKVREQFGRPIGFFQAVKHPIVNMMCEIDQVRSLVYNAACAIDHEPENAEKYARMAKAAAAECGWFCSGRSVQFHGGIGFTWECDVHIYFKRQQMNQFLFGDGRHHRRHLADILIGPSTVVPKGIPAGRISSRPAKKPAKKVTARKPVKAKKATTKRPSPKKKR